The DNA window taaaataacCTACATGTATTCACCATGCCTCGACCTCATATCTCATAGTTTTTTCTTTTCATGAAAGTCTTCACTCGCTAATAATGAATGGTCAATAACATTGGAACTATCTAAAATATATAGCACACATATTTTAGAACCTTTAGCTATGACTACTCCATTGTGCGAAATCTTCATTACCATGTGTCCAACTCTAGTACAATGGCGCAGATCATCAAACAATCCTCACATTTATCATGGACAACAAATTTCACTTGAACTCAGGAACATACTTCATATTGCATAGAAGAAACTCACGATCATCTAACATTTTATGTTTGATCGTACCAACACCATAAACCTTGCAAGCCTGATTGTTGATGAGTTGAACAATTCCGCCATCTCCTAGTTTCAAAGTCTAAAATTATTCTTTTCTTGGGATCACGTGATATGATCATACTAAATTCGTAACCCAACTCCTTCCACATCTCAAACTCGAAACCACTAGTGCACCAACATTCTCATAACTACCATCATCTGAGGCATCTACAATCTAAATAGAATCTTTATTGCCACCCCTCTTGGGATAATACTTCGTAAAAtgaccaattttttttataaataaatcattTTAACATTGAATTATGAAACAACTTAGGTTTAGACACCTTTATAGGCTCACTTCATCCTTTGAGACACTCTATCATTCACTATTATCGtcaatcttcaaatctttcaCCTTTGAAATTTTTTTGGAGCTTGTAGCCGTTTGGACTTCATCCCAATAATAGTATCttacttaatataaataaatgaatcCTCAAAGTGATCAAAGGATATGGGTATAATGAACTTAACAAGACTAGAATCGTGTACTCGTCAATATTTTCACCATAATATTCTCTAGATCATAAATATTTTCACCACAATATTCTTTAGATCAAAAATGATCTTGTGAAAGTTCTGTTAACTTCTCTATTATAAGTTTGTTCTATGTCTTTCAAAATCAGTAGAGTTGTTATTTATAACACAACATGTGAGCCAAAACCTTGATCATATACAATAATTTAAGATTTTCCCACATCCAAGCCACAGTCTTCTCCCTGGAGATTTCCCTTTAACTTTATTCTCGAGGAACAAGATAATAGCACTCAAAGCATTATCCAGGACCTCTGTCTTCTTTGCTTGTGTTAGACGTGCAAACAACGGTGCCTTACATTTCAGTGATTCAACACACTTCAATTGAATTAAGATTACTTGAATCTTCATTTTCCATAACCCAAAATCATTGTCTCCAAAAGAATTATTGATATCTCATTTAGAGCCCATAGTGCTCACTTGTAAAATTAAACCATTTTCCCTAAATGAGCGTCACTATTGTGAAATAGAAAGGTTCACCTACAATAAgatcttattttttaaaatctaacaataatattaattttactgAGAACTATGTTGAGTGGGATAAAGAACAAGAGTgttataccctaatttttgaccccacTAAGATATCACATCTCCATTTatttcatcaactcaagacaaaTACCCAGAGCAATCACTTGTTCACCAAGTACTCAGACTAGAGTtttcaaaggatcaatcagtgagAAAAATGATTTTCAACAAAATTATAGGACTCAGGGTGATTCATCCACCAACCTATGATGTTCAAACATCAGGCATCAGGACTCAGacttactcaggtcaccaaactagggttttgagtctATCATGGACTGAAATCAGGGCCCAcatctgggaaaccctaaaaagctccaggacattaTTCAAAGGGACtaatcatcttcaaattatccctatgtcaatatccaatggaaattgtacttcaatccaggagccacagtcatcaatttcatctggcccataattagggtttttgacctaattcacctagacagttgacttttaatcgaGACATGGTTctacaactcaaaccatgactcaatatcctctaatacttCAATATTATCCACTCATATCATTCacttgatgaggatagcttgattcacctgaaatctccataattacaattcatttgaaaaagtcaattgtacaacatcacctttgactttttggatttttggtcaaccatatacttttgaagattaaaatcaccaatatatgattattgaagtcatttgaccaagaaaaatcaagaaaatcaatcaagaaccaaaaattcaaagtttgacttttgatAGAAGGGATAGGAtggaatcaattgcatcattgtaCAAAGATAGGAGaatattcaagaaaacaaagacatgtgattatgtaataattacttttgagaatttatggcaaatgatgattcatcaattggaatcttctcctaagccaattggaAGCCTCTACAcatcagaaatgtcccctaagatcataaAAGAACAATGGCTAGGGAGCTTGCTCGAAATTGCCATCATTAGatttgggatattctttgaattccttcatgaccAAGTAACTCAAAGTGACTttactaagcaagctcactccctcaacTACTCTGagttctttgcctataaatagaagtttctTCCTCCATATTacacacaccaaagcaactctaattcttgctttctccttctccctctcgtgcttatggttttcaaaagttctttgagaAGAAGAATCgagttcttcaaaccagagctcttcttttgaaagtaagccttctaacatctcaaggaggttcattagaagtgatccaagcacctggaacacttctagAAGTGGAGCAAcaccatagccactttcaatttggagcctaagcagttggaggtctgtagaacaattcagaaggtgtcaatcGAGTCTAAGCCCATCAACATGTTCCtgagggtgtagtgaagctatctagATGGTCGCAACTCATTTGTAAGTCCAAAATCACCATCCTCTATGTTCACTTggagctcaagcaagaggggtcgagcAGAGCAATTCTGAAGGATTCAAGGTGAAGTAAGCATCCATCTAGCATCCCTGAAGTACAAGGAAACTTTTGAATCATTCATCCACTTTTGGGAATCCTCCACCAAAGCCATAAAGCTTCggtttcagaggtattttttcaaactctaaccctCTAATTCTTGAACCTATTTCATCAAAGCTCGATACAGGTTCATTCAGTGTCATCAGAGGATCAAAACCcctctatcatctttcatttattcatcagcatcatcatttaatGTCATTTTCAATtcttagggttcttcacgtattttagaaaaTTCAGTAGTTGtagttaatatatatttatgttagttacatatttagaatcgtgagtgaatttagagcaagtttgatgtttacatctttacaaatggttgagaattgagagagttggaAAATAAAAAATGGAGTGATGAGAGGTttaagacgaagatggtggtggcgccattttcaaaTTTCTCAGGGgcgaagtttattttattttggttggtATGCGTTTAATTTACGAATTCATCGTTATGCCCTAGTGGTCACCAGCGtgcccttagtctcctcatgcccaaggtctggggttcgatcccctccTTAGACCTTTtgttcaaaatattttctaaaacctttttcaattCATTTCCAAAGCTATTTTGTCCTCAAATATAGCCAAATGAAAGCATTCTCTTGACGCACTGGGGATGTAGCCCAATTGGCTTGATTTGTGCCGGCTCCCCCCTTGGGGGAGAGGGTTCAAACCATGCTACCAACAAAATCAAATCGTTATgctatttttctctctttttttcacaacttcactcaatcatttcacctatcaaaattaatcattttcacttgatttttcacacacatttcatttatcacacctattttatgaatatccaaaatatcacaaaaaatattatttattggatatatttttattaggtttaaaatggtgtatttttaagtattttaaaatactttaaatatagttttcatttgattttcaaaacctaatctcttgtaaatatttttgtgataaaaccctaatccattaggtcttaattaagtatagaCTTTGTCCTTACCTTAATTAATTTGACtgttgtcaattttcaaactgttttcaatccttgactaaacagacgatcaaggttttcaaacaacaaaaccttgcatcctTCAGCAAAatcattcaactgtttttcaCAAACAGCAAATAAAtattttgggcctctaatagagtgtaagtcccaacccttttcatttttaaatcctttgggcctctaatagagtgtaagacccaacctctttttttttaatacagTGAATAATCTCTtcgggcctctaatagagtgtaagtcccaacacttttcaattttcaattacaattcaaaacattttcaatttcattttcaatcaactgtttttcataaacagtaaataaatcttttgGGCCTCTTGAATATTAAAGAGTGTAATACCCAACACCTTTTCCTGTACatacaatttttaaattttttttaatagtaaactcatctgttttcaaaactttcttctcggtattaaagggcattattcccggtgaaactcttcatatacctttgtgacctagtgtccatcttcacttcttctgttttcaaaataaaaacatctcaactgttttcaatcaactttcaatctgttttcaaaacaatttcaaatcaatttcacatGAGCCTCTCCTTGAGTCTAAGTCCCAGCCtcttttgtacatacatctttcaaaggcctcctcttcatccaggttaggctttacaacttTCAATTtacagctttcatttaaattactgtcaaatataaactgtatatacacTATTTAGAACTCCGTCTAAGAAAAatcttaggacaaataaactgtatatatattataagactatggcctaggattgagaacgtCTTCcaggtgaaggctctttcctaattagaattatatagttcaacctcaagatgaattattcccggtgaaacatcttgaaaaaaaccttagaacaaaaatagggcacatccacccaagaggaattattcccggtgaaacctcttacccatttgcttagagccaaactaagttcaaagctaacatagctttctcttgtgctataacaaggaccctcgatgaccctcgattagcctcctcttgggcttacaatacaaggacccacaggcttcttaaaagcatattcacagctttctcttgagcttgtgtACAAGGACCCATggggtttcttataaacataggaacaggtctttagtcaccttttagcttaccctggtgagattcttctattcttcaaaccaaactccaaacaagctaagaatgtctcaatctcaatattgagttcaccttttggaatgagagacatggacagtctctgtcacctatATCTTCAATCTCCAGTaagtcttctccttagtagagtcaagATTCCACATCTGGAATTTCCTCAGCAAgatcagccttaatcttgggctttaaacaagaagtataaATAAAaatcccctagaaagggttagcctccatcatTCATTCCTTCATAAGACAAaaattccctagaaagggttagcctccatcatTCACACCTTCATAAATCAAAAATTaactggaaagggttagcctccatcatTCACACCTTCAAAAGtaaaaaattccctggaaagggttagcctccataaaTCAATCCTTAACAGAACAATATCCTCAGTAAGgtcaaccttcaactctgggttttCAATCATTAATCCTTGCTTAATAAAAGCAAATTCCCCAGTAGGGTCAACATTCATCAATCTCTGCACAACAGGGTAATCCTTAgtaaagttagccacaaccttgggctttgtataaggaagataaacatcttttcCTGTTCCAAAAGATTCATAATCTTTGAGTCTTTACCCCActgagttagccacaaccttaggctttgtacaaggcagaaaataatgtctccctagctagagtcaaccacaattctgggctttgtacagaacaccaaataaatctttcagtaaaataaaacaaaacattctCCAACTAAAGTCAGacacaattctgggcttcatacaaaACACAAATTTCTTCAGTCAAAgtcaatccccagtggagtcatctcccagggtcaatcaaaactctttaagcctcaagcttgggccttgtACAAGCCAGTCAAAATCTAAATCTTTCTTACATAGGTGAGACATGATTCATCTCTATGAATAGATTTTTAATTGTTATACCACATTCAAACATAACAAActtcattttcataaaaaaaacatttccCATTTAGATTGATATAAGATTGTCTGCTCTGTTGACTTCACGTCCAGACTGCTGTCTTCCTCTAATGGTTGAAATCTTTTACTTTATATAAGATgatactggcatacttgcacacacacaagtaaggtccctctcttatcatAAAGTAAACTTTTCATTATGATTGTTCATTCATATAAGATgatactggcatacttgcacacacacaagtaaggtctcTCTCTTATCATGAAAGAACCCTCATTTTCATtcactttcaaaatgtttgtggtaaaaCAATTGAAATATCTCTCCGTTAAGATGACGACTCGTCTCTTTTCtacaaacagagatttaattcaaactttaaccttgagttcaaacaaggcacccaaaatcaattcatttccataattagttcctcgaactacaaaaagctctgacttccattagggatatgtaggcatgagattcacaaggaatctcagcgagctaatcataAACCTAAAACAATCAGTTCATctatctttcaattcaattcaattctctctcctaacacaaaggagaaactttcccaataaagcagcaacacaaacacatagacacagagaaggttcctgtagagtactacggatatgtagggtgcttaaaaccttccctatgtataaccgacctcccgggcTCCAGAACATCTgtttaggtgaaatccccacacctagaaaacttctagggtttatttgagatccttttccccttcctcctcgtaggataattaaaaagttcgtgtgctatcgtaggaagaactgaaataaaattcctcccacaagggcgcctctctccttccaaatttcgcgtgaagggtccgaCGTGCCGTCCTctcaagtgaaacggggaggtaaaaaaaacgacaccataaaaagcaaccaaaataaatgaccTCAAGTACAAACTAACCTGTCAAACAATTTAAACAAATCCATAACAAGTAAGATATAGATAAAAGACAAGTACACAATGAATTTGTTTTCCCAACTCTATTGAAAGGATCTATTTTGAAGGAGAGAGCAATGATTCACTATGCTtccaaaagttgttacaagagattacaaattAGTTATAAGAAAATTGTTTCACAAGTTCCTAAGAACAAACTTATTTTCTACTCCAAGTGTTTTTTAATCTCTCCAACTCTCTATATAAATCAAAATTGTTTGGAAGTGTTTCTCAATGCCTTTAAATACCTTCAAAAGTTTCCCAAATTTCAAGAACTCCAAATAACTTATACTCTTGCCTCTTTAACTAGGATCAACTCTTCCCTATATCTTCTTCTTTAACTAATCAAAGGATCCTCAAATCGTAATGGACCAAATATCCAAAATGGGACAAAAACACGATCCATTACCAAATTGATTCGTGAATCAAACGGACCCCGACTAAAACTTGAGAACCTATCGGATCATTGTCGACGACACCTAGATTTCGAACTACCGCTCGTCGAACCATCACATAGACTTCGACCGACACTGTTCCGCTGACAACCAACGCTACAGCCATTGTCGATCGCCGCCACCACCACCTATCAAACTTCGATCGTCGTCTTTTTTCGACAGCTAACACCACCAAAGTGCCACCGCCACCCAACGTCGATTTTACAGTCCTaaaaatgtgttttattattCTACATTACTTAGTTTTAAGACATTCTTCTATGCATCACCACCTTaggataatataaattaattaaccaAGATAGTGGGAGTGAAAAGGCAAATAGAAAATGTCTTGGAAAAGCACACCAATGAATGACACATACCTGAATTTGATCAGCTAGATTAATGACCAAAGCATTGGGAATAAAAGGTACAGAAATCCATTTTCCATCTTTGTTAACTTGAAGACCTGAAACTTCTGATTGCAAAAGTACAGTGAGAGCATTCAGATCGGTATGCTCAGTTAAACCCATGGTTAACTCCGGATCTGGACATGGTGGATAGAAATTTGCTTGTGCTCTTTGTCTAGGCTGCTCACCTAACTTCTTCAACAAACAATCCTCCTCTAACCCAAGCCCTATTGATATCAACCCTAAAAGCCTTCTCACCAATGAACCAATCTCCTCTGCATATTCGGTAAAAGCTTCTCTGTGAAAAGCATAAGTATAAATAGCTATGTTAGGTTCTATAGAGACAAGACAAGAATCAATTAGAAATTTCTCACCTGTACTGAGTTCCAATTTTTTCTGGTAGTAGAGAAACGATATCATCGATAGGATACCATGGATGACTAAAACATTCACTCCAACACTGTATGTTTTCTCCACCTTCCACTTTGAGGTAATAATTGACCAATCTTACACTTCTGGTATGATCTGTTGAATAGAGACTTTCTCTTTCCTCTGATGGTAGTTCAAAAAGTTTTGTGATTGCTTTCATCATTTTCTGGCAAACTTGCTCTGGAACACCATGGTTCACAATTTGAAAGAAACCAAATTCCTCACAAGCCTTTGAGATCTTGTGAACCACTTCCAAGGATAAAGGATTGTTGTCATGACAGTAACTCAAATCAATTATGGGGATTGAGTCTAAGGATTGAACCTCTGAAAGGTTTGGTCTTTTGCTTTGTGGGAAGATGAATCTGGGAGTTAGAGAAAGGGGAGAAGACTCATTGGCTAATTGGAATGACTTcatcttgttagaaaatgtgagATCTGAGTTCATTCAAGAAACAAAGGAAAATATTAAAAGCAAactcaataaataaaatcattgACATTAtcctattaatttttatattttttattttaccaaTAATACAAGCAACCAGTTATTCGTTTTATTTAAGTTACAATGGCTATCGTCTAAAAATTTATAAAGCATTTTTATAAACATAGtcaaaaaaggaaaatattagcTTGTAGTGACATGCAGGGCGCactaatcaatatatatatatatatatatatatatatatatatatatatatatatatatatatatatatatatatatatatatatatatatatatatatatatatatatatatatatatatatatatatatatatatatatatatatatatatatatatatatatatatggcatatcatatgacaatgtgagaatgaatgtgaacaattgaattttaaaataaatggtggagattatgtgtgaatgcTTTTTTTCTCTCTGCTACATCTTAATTTTAATGATGTAAAAGAGGgaaaaaaaatattcacacataatctctatcatttattttaaaatccgatGATTaaaattcattctcacattctcatataaagaagacattctcaatatatatatatatatatatatatatatatatatatatatatatatatatatatatatatatatatatatatatatatatatatatatatatatatatatatatatatatatatatatatatatatatatatctttgttCAAATTAACCTTTATATGCACATACTATGAATTGTGTCTTATTTATCAAATCAAGTAGTTGGATTTCTCAAAAATAATaccataaatttatattatgtaAGTTTAAGAAATTATAAATTTTGGTATTTAATATTTAGAACATGaaataatagaaaaatgaaaatgagaagtaaaaaaaattataatttatgctAATAATCAAATGATCTACAAGTATTAGATTTTATATATttcttaaataattaattttatgtgAAAAAAGAAAGGATTATCTTATAAATTTGTTTATCATTAGTAATGTGAAAgagataaattaataaaattaaaaaataataaagatattaCTATTGATCATTATTGTAAAAGATAgataaaataatttcttttattagagtcatataataatatttttataataaaatactcCTGTATTAAAGTGACACATTGTTTTAGTCTTGTAGATACCAACAAACTTAAGTTAGTGGTTTAGGCATAAGGGTGAGAATAGGCCAGACCGGTTTATAGGGGTCTATGCCTAACTTATATAAGGTCAGGTCATGCAGGATTTATTTAACAAAAAAGTC is part of the Vicia villosa cultivar HV-30 ecotype Madison, WI linkage group LG2, Vvil1.0, whole genome shotgun sequence genome and encodes:
- the LOC131650600 gene encoding protein DMR6-LIKE OXYGENASE 1-like isoform X2, which translates into the protein MNSDLTFSNKMKSFQLANESSPLSLTPRFIFPQSKRPNLSEVQSLDSIPIIDLSYCHDNNPLSLEVVHKISKACEEFGFFQIVNHGVPEQVCQKMMKAITKLFELPSEERESLYSTDHTRSVRLVNYYLKVEGGENIQCWSECFSHPWYPIDDIVSLLPEKIGTQYREAFTEYAEEIGSLVRRLLGLISIGLGLEEDCLLKKLGEQPRQRAQANFYPPCPDPELTMGLTEHTDLNALTVLLQSEVSGLQVNKDGKWISVPFIPNALVINLADQIQDCKIDVGWRWHFGGVSCRKKTTIEV
- the LOC131650600 gene encoding protein DMR6-LIKE OXYGENASE 1-like isoform X1 — encoded protein: MNSDLTFSNKMKSFQLANESSPLSLTPRFIFPQSKRPNLSEVQSLDSIPIIDLSYCHDNNPLSLEVVHKISKACEEFGFFQIVNHGVPEQVCQKMMKAITKLFELPSEERESLYSTDHTRSVRLVNYYLKVEGGENIQCWSECFSHPWYPIDDIVSLLPEKIGTQYREAFTEYAEEIGSLVRRLLGLISIGLGLEEDCLLKKLGEQPRQRAQANFYPPCPDPELTMGLTEHTDLNALTVLLQSEVSGLQVNKDGKWISVPFIPNALVINLADQIQVLSNGRYKSVFHRAVTNNLNQRLSMAMFLGPNPNMIIGPIQELINEEHPPKYKYYRFSQFLEEIFNQKGTRIMLKEAFELQHDNK